In Streptomyces paludis, the genomic stretch TGCATCGCCCCCGCGGTGAGCGGCTCCAGCTCATCCACCGGCGCGGTCTCCGGCGCCACGAGCGGCGTCGCCAGCTGCTGGCTGCCCAGCCCGATCCGCACCTGCCCGAAGTCGTCGTCGGCCGCGCGCCGCTCCCACACCCGGCTGCCCTCGGCGACCAGCGCCCACAACTGCTCCGGGGAGGGGTGCAGATAGAACTGCGCGTCGCGCTGGAGATGCGCGGTCTTCAGTACGGCCCGCCTGGTCTGCGTCAGATACTTGAGGTAGTCGCGCCGCAGGTCCGCGAGCTGGCCCTGACTGCCGCGCCGGTAGCGGACCAGCGTGGCGATCGCCATGGCGACCGTCGAGGCGATCATCACCATGCCCATGATGCGCATGATCGGGTTCGGCGTCATGAAGAAGAAGACGACGGAGCCGCCCATGCCCAGCATCGGCAGCAGCTGCATCATCGCGCCCTCCTGCTGCCCGCGCGGCAGTTCGGGAGGGGACTGCAACTGCACATGGTCTCCGGGCACTTCGGCCGGGAGAGCCCGTGGTGGTCGCTTGACGACGATCTGGCTCACAGCTCACCCAATCCCTTGCCGGACGGAAATGTTCCTATCGGCGCCCCCGTGGCGACGGGCTCCGTCCGCGGGGAGGGATCCTACTTGCGCGACGGGAAAGGGCGTGGCGGTAGGGTGACGCGACGCGTTTGCTCGCCGATGAACTACCGCAAAACGGAGGGTCATCGGGGAAGCGGACGGGCGGGGGCGCACAACACAGCCGGTCAGCACGCGCATCGCACCGCGCGGAGCACCACACCGGTCGCACCACGCACACCCCCTGCCCCCTCCGCACCGCGCGCCGCACCAGTGCGGGACCCACCAGCGCACGCAGGACCATCACGAGGGGAAACAGCAGGTGAGTATCACGGCGTCAGCGGCGGTCACCGGAGCCGGGCCCACGGGGCCGGCCGCCCCGTCCCGCGGCGGGACCGGATTCTGCCGGATCACGGTCGTCGCACCGGACAGCCGCGTCGATGTCGCGCTGCCGGAGGACATCCCCGTCGCCGACCTCTACCCGGAGATCCTCCGGCTGTCCGGACAGAGCCCCGCCGAGGGCGCCCCGGTCGGCTACCACCTGGTACGGCGCGACGGCACCGTCCTCGACAGCGCGCGCACCCTGGCCGCCCAGCGCATCCTCGACGGCGAACTGCTCTCGCTGCGGCCCTTCGCCGAGTCACTGCCCCCGGCCGTCTTCGACGACGTCTCCGACGCCGTCGCCTCCGCGGTGGCCCGCGACCGTACGCTCTGGACCGACACCCTCACCCGCGGCGCCGGCCTCTTCGGCGGCTCCGTCCTGCTGACGCTCCTCGCCTTCGTCCTGTGGACCGCCGACCCCCGGCACGACATGCACGGCCTGCCGGGCATCCTCGCCGCCGTCACCGGCGTCCTGCTGCTGGCCGTCTCCGGCGTACGGGCCCGGGTCTACGACGACCGCGCCTCCTCCGTCGCCCTCGGCATCGGTGCCCTGGCGAACGTCGCGGTGGCCGGCGCCGGACTGCTGCCCTTCGCGGCGGGGGAGGGCACCGGCCGGCTCCAGGCCCTGCTCGCCTGCGTCGCCGTACTGGTCGCCGCGGTGATCCTCACGATCACCGCACCCGGCGGGGACAGCCCCTTCGTCGCGTTCGTCCTCGCCTCCGGCGTCGGCGTCCTGGTGATCTTCGTGGCGATCCTGACCGGACTCACCCCCGCCGAGACCGCCGCCGTATGCGCCCCCCTCGCCGTCGGCGCCCTCGCCTTCCTGCCCGGCCTCTCCACCCGCTTCGCCCGCCTCCCCATCGGCTTCGAGCCGCCCCGCTCGGCCGTCACCGGGTACGGGAGCGCCGACCCCGCGCCCCAGGAGCCGATCGACGCCGAGCGCATCGCGGCCCGCGCCCGGCGCGGCCACGAACTCCTCGTCGGCCTGGTCGGCGGCTGCGCGCTGGTCGCCGTGGCCGCCGCGGCCGTGCTCGGCTTCT encodes the following:
- the eccD gene encoding type VII secretion integral membrane protein EccD, yielding MSITASAAVTGAGPTGPAAPSRGGTGFCRITVVAPDSRVDVALPEDIPVADLYPEILRLSGQSPAEGAPVGYHLVRRDGTVLDSARTLAAQRILDGELLSLRPFAESLPPAVFDDVSDAVASAVARDRTLWTDTLTRGAGLFGGSVLLTLLAFVLWTADPRHDMHGLPGILAAVTGVLLLAVSGVRARVYDDRASSVALGIGALANVAVAGAGLLPFAAGEGTGRLQALLACVAVLVAAVILTITAPGGDSPFVAFVLASGVGVLVIFVAILTGLTPAETAAVCAPLAVGALAFLPGLSTRFARLPIGFEPPRSAVTGYGSADPAPQEPIDAERIAARARRGHELLVGLVGGCALVAVAAAAVLGFSDGLWGRLLALATGVAMLMRASLFRYTAQVGCALAAGLGALVLLVLGLCLNPPPALMQNALRGDSAALDIRTIWLTTAVAAVAALITAIALIVPRKGVTPFWGRFLEIAEAFVLLTLVPLCLAVFDVYHSIRALTS